A genome region from Oryzias melastigma strain HK-1 linkage group LG12, ASM292280v2, whole genome shotgun sequence includes the following:
- the LOC112163383 gene encoding uracil nucleotide/cysteinyl leukotriene receptor, with protein MEGFPPNSSLIFISHRSSNWSEGETTYEQCQDMPGVLIWYLSLQFTNMLLGIPTNLMVLWLIHKNKEDSSTSDIFISQLAVLDVLFCLIPPLELVSLVFFNHSTSWYVLRFFYGIKDFSPLFLSCICLDRYMAVIHPVIFTKLRDHDYRSALAVVVWIIILAYASIKCLGNVPNFDKVFTAMILIVFTFMVMCNITIMWALKQSGPNRDEMHPVKKRAFKMVLIILAIILFNYLPAVALFPFQKYFSPGVFKCYIHYIAFGLMDFSSSIQPILYLSKETLRWRHTCCPNRETQTS; from the coding sequence ATGGAGGGTTTCCCCCCCAACTCCTCCCTGATCTTCATCTCTCATCGATCTTCAAACTGGTCTGAGGGTGAGACGACGTACGAGCAGTGCCAGGACATGCCCGGTGTTCTCATCTGGTATCTGAGTCTGCAGTTCACCAACATGCTGCTGGGCATCCCCACCAACCTCATGGTGCTCTGGCTCATCCACAAGAACAAAGAGGACTCATCGACTTCTGACATCTTCATCTCACAGCTGGCTGTGTTAGACGTCCTCTTCTGCCTCATCCCTCCTTTGGAGCTGGTCAGCCTGGTCTTCTTCAACCACAGCACCTCCTGGTACGTCCTGCGCTTCTTCTATGGAATCAAAGACTTCTCTCCCCTCTTCCTGTCGTGTATCTGCCTGGACCGCTACATGGCGGTGATCCACCCCGTCATCTTCACAAAGCTAAGGGACCACGATTACAGATCCGCTCTAGCTGTGGTGGTGTGGATCATCATCCTGGCGTACGCTTCCATTAAATGCTTAGGAAACGTCCCCAACTTTGACAAAGTCTTCACCGCAATGATCCTGATCGTTTTTACCTTCATGGTGATGTGCAACATCACAATCATGTGGGCTCTGAAGCAGTCCGGGCCCAACAGAGATGAGATGCATCCAGTGAAGAAGAGAGCCTTCAAGATGGTCCTCATCATCCTCGCCATCATTCTGTTCAACTACCTGCCAGCAGTTGCTCTTTTCCCCTTCCAGAAGTACTTCTCTCCTGGGGTGTTCAAGTGCTACATTCACTACATCGCTTTTGGCCTGATGGACTTCAGCAGCAGCATTCAGCCGATACTCTACCTGTCCAAGGAGACGCTGAGGTGGAGACACACCTGCTGTCCAAACAGGGAGACACAGACTTCttag